From one Coffea eugenioides isolate CCC68of chromosome 11, Ceug_1.0, whole genome shotgun sequence genomic stretch:
- the LOC113751709 gene encoding LOW QUALITY PROTEIN: pentatricopeptide repeat-containing protein At5g13770, chloroplastic (The sequence of the model RefSeq protein was modified relative to this genomic sequence to represent the inferred CDS: inserted 1 base in 1 codon) translates to MAIPNSPEWSLASINHMKSSRNPIPISIFSEPFKGHPIFSLLCLNSRALIAKSSSCSSVPVLEDASSTTSPVIQLDLKLQDLDDQVSSLPETEDLNGLICALFEDSRTEELAYDYYERAKHKPDFRPKKXTLKLVIRYLINSRNWGLLYSLCEDFKSFQVLPDGSTCYRLISSCSRARKFKLVNTLLGIFSADESIAFLAFDAAMKGYNKLHMYSSSISLYERMKSNGIVLDSGCYFHIMEAYMKIGRYENAVSLFEEFETKDFGSTPFTPKIYWILCESLGKLRRPFEALEYFREMTKRGILENHLFYSSLISSFLSMREVKMAEELLEEAESKKMLRDPALFLKLVLMYIEEGLVERTLDVVKMMNRVSIRVSDCILCAIVNGFSKRRGLNAAVKVYEDLILQGWEPGQVTYASIQNIYFRLGQYFKAEMIFSEMEEKGFDKCVVAYASMVAMYGKTGRVGDAMRLVAKMKERGCEPNVWIYNSLLDMHGRGLNLRQVEKIWKEMNRRKVLPDKVSYTSVISAYSRAREFETCMRYYQEFRLNGGAIDRAMAAIMVAVFSKLNRADELVKLLQDMKTEGTKLDVRLYRSALNALRDAGLHVQAKWLQESFGKT, encoded by the exons ATGGCCATTCCCAATTCTCCAGAATGGTCATTAGCTTCAATCAATCATATGAAATCATCCCGCAATCCCATTCCAATTTCCATTTTCTCAGAACCCTTTAAAGGCCATCCCATTTTTTCCCTCCTGTGTTTGAATTCCAGAGCTTTAATAGCAAAGTCTTCAAGTTGTTCATCAGTACCAGTCTTGGAAGATGCTTCGTCCACCACTTCACCAGTAATTCAGTTGGACCTGAAGCTACAAGATCTTGATGATCAAGTTTCCAGCTTACCTGAAACAGAGGATTTGAATGGTCTTATCTGTGCTTTGTTTGAGGATTCCAGAACTGAGGAATTAGCTTATGATTACTATGAAAGAGCTAAGCACAAGCCAGATTTTAGACCAAAGA TGACCCTCAAGCTTGTTATCAGgtacttaattaattcaagaAACTGGGGTCTGTTATATTCACTGTGTGAAGATTTTAAAAGTTTCCAAGTCTTGCCTGATGGTTCTACATGTTATAGATTAATTAGTAGCTGCAGTAGAGCTAGAAAATTCAAACTTGTAAATACTTTGCTTGGAATTTTCTCAGCTGATGAAAGTATTGCTTTTTTGGCTTTTGATGCTGCCATGAAAGGCTACAATAAGTTGCATATGTATAGCAGTTCGATTTCATTGTACGAGCGTATGAAATCGAATGGCATTGTTTTAGATTCAGGCTGTTATTTCCATATAATGGAAGCCTACATGAAAATTGGAAGATATGAGAACGCTGTTTCACTGTTTGAAGAGTTTGAAACAAAAGACTTTGGTTCTACCCCATTTACTCCGAAGATTTACTGGATTTTGTGTGAATCACTGGGGAAACTAAGACGGCCTTTTGAAGCTCTTGAGTATTTTAGAGAAATGACAAAAAGAGGTATTCTGGAGAATCATTTATTTTACTCCTCTCTGATTTCTTCATTTCTTAGCATGCGAGAAGTGAAAATGGCTGAAGAGCTTTTAGAGGAAGCTGAGAGTAAGAAAATGCTGAGGGATCCAGCTTTGTTCTTGAAACTTGTATTGATGTACATTGAAGAAGGATTGGTAGAAAGAACTCTTGATGTTGTTAAGATGATGAATCGCGTTAGCATCAGAGTTTCTGATTGCATCCTCTGTGCAATAGTTAATGGCTTCTCTAAAAGAAGAGGGCTCAATGCTGCAGTTAAGGTATATGAAGATCTTATATTGCAGGGCTGGGAACCTGGTCAAGTGACCTATGCTTCAATCCAGAATATCTATTTCCGGCTTGGACAATATTTCAAAGCTGAGATGATATTCTCCGAGATGGAGGAAAAGGGATTTGATAAATGTGTTGTGGCCTATGCTAGCATGGTTGCTATGTATGGGAAAACTGGCAGGGTGGGAGATGCAATGAGGCTTGTGGCCAAAATGAAGGAAAGAGGCTGTGAGCCTAATGTTTGGATCTACAATTCTCTCCTAGACATGCATGGAAGGGGCTTGAACTTGAGGCAAGTCGAGAAAATTTGGAAGGAGATGAACAGAAGAAAGGTATTGCCTGATAAGGTTAGTTACACTAGTGTTATAAGTGCATATAGCAGGGCAAGGGAGTTTGAAACATGTATGAGATATTACCAAGAGTTCAGGCTTAATGGGGGAGCAATTGATAGAGCAATGGCTGCTATCATGGTTGCAGTCTTCTCTAAGTTGAATAGAGCTGATGAATTGGTTAAGCTTTTGCAGGATATGAAGACAGAAGGCACCAAATTAGATGTCAGACTATATAGGTCAGCTTTGAATGCTTTAAGGGATGCTGGGCTGCATGTCCAAGCAAAATGGTTGCAGGAAAGTTTTGGCAAAACTTAG